A portion of the Haemorhous mexicanus isolate bHaeMex1 chromosome 3, bHaeMex1.pri, whole genome shotgun sequence genome contains these proteins:
- the FUT9 gene encoding 4-galactosyl-N-acetylglucosaminide 3-alpha-L-fucosyltransferase 9 has translation MTSTSKGIFRSFFIIFIILGCFMAFILIYIKPTNTWISGPIESASSVLKMKNFFSPKTDNLNETTVLIWVWPFGQTFDLTSCQTMFNIPGCHLTTDRSLYNRSHAVLIHHRDISWDLANLPQQARPPFQKWIWMNLESPTHTPQKSGIEHLFNLTLTYRRDSDIQVPYGFMMVGTSSFTLEVPSKENLVCWVVSNWNPEHARVKYYNELSKYIEIHTYGQAFGDYVNDKNLIPTISSCKFYLSFENSIHKDYITEKLYNALLAGSVPVVLGPSRENYENYIPADSFIHVEDFLSPRELAEYLLMLDKNNKMYLSYFNWKKDFSVHLPRFWESHACLACDHVKRHQEYKSIGNLEKWFWN, from the coding sequence ATGACATCGACATCTAAAGGAATTTTCCGGTCATTTTTTATTATCTTCATTATCCTTGGTTGTTTCATGgcatttatattaatttatatcaAACCAACAAATACCTGGATTTCTGGTCCTATAGAATCAGCCAGTTCAGTGCTGAAAATGAAGAACTTCTTTTCTCCCAAAACGGATAATCTCAATGAAACTACTGTTTTGATCTGGGTTTGGCCATTTGGTCAGACATTCGATCTAACATCCTGCCAAACAATGTTCAACATCCCCGGGTGCCATCTGACTACTGACCGCTCGCTCTATAACAGATCCCACGCTGTCCTCATCCATCACAGAGACATTAGCTGGGATCTGGCCAACTTACCTCAGCAAGCCAGGCCACCATTCCAGAAGTGGATTTGGATGAACTTGGAGTCTCCAACTCATACTCCACAAAAGAGTGGCATTGAACACCTTTTTAACCTGACCCTAACTTACCGGCGTGATTCAGACATCCAGGTGCCTTATGGCTTCATGATGGTTGGCACCAGTTCCTTCACATTAGAAGTACCAAGTAAGGAAAACTTGGTCTGTTGGGTTGTGAGTAACTGGAACCCTGAGCACGCTCGAGTTAAGTATTACAACGAGCTTAGCAAATACATTGAAATCCACACCTACGGACAAGCCTTCGGAGACTACGTCAATGACAAAAACTTGATTCCGACTATCTCCTCATGCAAATTCTACCTTTCCTTTGAAAACTCAATCCACAAAGATTACATTACTGAGAAACTCTACAATGCTCTTCTGGCTGGATCAGTGCCAGTTGTACTGGGCCCTTCCAGAGAAAATTATGAGAATTACATTCCAGCAGACTCTTTCATACATGTGGAAGATTTTCTCTCCCCCAGAGAGCTGGCAGAATACCTTCTGATGCTTGACAAAAATAACAAGATGTATCTTAGTTATTTCAACTGGAAGAAGGATTTTTCAGTGCATCTTCCTAGGTTCTGGGAATCACATGCATGTCTTGCTTGTGATCATGTGAAAAGACACCAGGAATACAAGTCCATTGGAAATTTAGAAAAATGGTTTTGGAATTAA